From Aerosticca soli, a single genomic window includes:
- a CDS encoding alpha/beta fold hydrolase yields the protein MHATWARLWASLSPESMGSAWLDWAAHLATSPGKRLDLLHLASEQATQLAMYLAQTWGMGPAGLRAPVEPPAQDRRFADPAWQRWPFNLLHQSFLLQQQWWEAATADVWGVEKHHRDVTAFGARQWLDLLSPGNLLWTNPVALERTLREGGANLQRGFMYFLDDLSRAWSGRPPAGAENFVVGRDVAVTPGKVVLRNRLIELIQYAPTTPSVHPEPVLIVPAWIMKYYILDLSPHNSLIRYLVSQGHTVFCISWKNPTAEDRDLGMQDYLDLGVRAALAAVNAIVPGRKVHATGYCLGGTLLAIAAAAMVRDGDERLATMTLFAAQTDFSEPGELGLFIDESEISLLEAQMAETGYLRADQMAGAFQMLRSYDLLYSRMVNEYLLGERRPMNDLMAWNADATRMPARMHSEYLRQLFLEDALSEGHFNVDGRPVSLVDVEWPTFMVGTLTDHVAPWRSVYKLHLLSPAEITFALTSGGHNAGIVSEPGHPRRSYRLRTRPANGTYLSPDEWLATTEERPGSWWPAWTDWLRAHSGTPGVAPPSLGTPEQGYPALADAPGQYVRER from the coding sequence GTGCATGCCACCTGGGCCCGGCTGTGGGCCTCGTTGTCGCCCGAGTCGATGGGATCGGCCTGGCTGGACTGGGCCGCGCATCTGGCCACCTCCCCGGGTAAACGGCTGGATCTTCTGCATCTGGCGTCCGAGCAGGCCACCCAGCTGGCGATGTATCTGGCCCAGACCTGGGGTATGGGACCGGCCGGCCTGCGTGCGCCGGTGGAGCCGCCGGCGCAGGACCGGCGCTTTGCCGATCCGGCCTGGCAGCGCTGGCCGTTCAACCTGCTGCACCAGTCCTTTCTGCTGCAGCAGCAGTGGTGGGAGGCGGCCACCGCCGACGTCTGGGGCGTGGAAAAACACCATCGCGACGTCACCGCCTTCGGTGCGCGCCAGTGGCTGGATCTGCTCTCCCCCGGCAACCTCCTGTGGACCAACCCGGTGGCGCTGGAGCGCACGCTGCGCGAAGGCGGCGCCAACCTGCAGCGCGGCTTCATGTACTTCCTCGACGATCTTTCCCGCGCCTGGTCCGGCCGCCCGCCCGCCGGCGCGGAGAACTTCGTCGTCGGCCGCGACGTCGCGGTGACGCCGGGCAAGGTGGTGCTCAGGAACCGGCTGATCGAACTCATCCAGTACGCGCCGACCACGCCCAGCGTGCATCCGGAGCCGGTGCTGATCGTGCCGGCGTGGATCATGAAGTACTACATCCTCGATCTCTCCCCGCACAACTCGCTGATCCGTTACCTCGTCTCGCAGGGCCACACGGTGTTCTGCATCAGCTGGAAGAATCCGACGGCCGAGGACCGCGACCTCGGCATGCAGGATTACCTCGACCTCGGTGTGCGCGCCGCGCTGGCCGCGGTGAACGCGATCGTGCCCGGACGCAAGGTGCATGCCACCGGCTACTGCCTGGGCGGCACCCTGCTCGCCATCGCCGCCGCCGCGATGGTGCGCGACGGCGACGAGCGCCTGGCCACGATGACGCTGTTCGCCGCGCAGACCGACTTCAGCGAACCGGGTGAACTTGGCCTGTTCATCGACGAGAGCGAGATCAGCCTGCTCGAGGCGCAGATGGCGGAAACCGGCTACCTGCGCGCGGACCAGATGGCCGGCGCGTTCCAGATGCTGCGTTCCTACGACCTCCTGTACTCGCGCATGGTCAACGAATACCTGCTCGGCGAGCGCCGGCCGATGAACGACCTCATGGCTTGGAACGCCGACGCCACGCGCATGCCGGCGCGCATGCATTCGGAATACCTGCGCCAGTTGTTCCTGGAGGACGCGCTCAGCGAGGGCCATTTCAATGTCGACGGCCGGCCGGTGTCGCTGGTCGACGTCGAATGGCCGACCTTCATGGTCGGCACGCTCACCGACCACGTCGCGCCGTGGCGCTCGGTGTACAAGCTGCACCTGCTCAGCCCCGCCGAAATCACCTTCGCGCTGACCAGCGGCGGCCACAACGCCGGCATCGTCAGCGAGCCTGGCCATCCGCGTCGCAGCTACCGGCTGCGCACGCGGCCGGCCAACGGCACCTATCTTTCCCCCGACGAATGGCTGGCCACCACGGAAGAGCGCCCTGGCTCGTGGTGGCCGGCATGGACGGACTGGCTGCGCGCGCATTCGGGCACCCCCGGGGTGGCGCCGCCATCGCTCGGGACGCCAGAGCAGGGCTATCCTGCGCTGGCGGATGCGCCCGGACAGTACGTGCGCGAGCGTTGA
- a CDS encoding phasin family protein, with the protein MTNQNDLALQLYKANLEFYLRLGRLLQENSKRWMELGTRMLGDSIAEFSAEVEQLLKSQDWQALATLPGEIFWRQLQQRMGDDQTMAQLALNAQTAFARGLQDALKHWQEATAQAFGGVYDADTLRTNFGEFLKPWKDLTAAAASAASSMQNNPTGGTRGEGK; encoded by the coding sequence ATGACTAACCAGAACGATCTGGCACTCCAGCTGTACAAGGCGAACCTGGAGTTCTACCTGCGTCTCGGCCGCCTGCTGCAGGAAAACTCCAAGCGCTGGATGGAACTCGGTACCCGCATGCTCGGCGACAGCATCGCCGAGTTCAGCGCCGAAGTGGAGCAGCTGCTCAAGTCGCAGGACTGGCAGGCCCTGGCCACCTTGCCCGGCGAGATCTTCTGGCGCCAGCTGCAGCAGCGCATGGGCGATGATCAGACCATGGCGCAGCTGGCGCTCAATGCGCAGACCGCCTTCGCCCGCGGCCTGCAGGACGCCCTCAAGCATTGGCAGGAAGCCACCGCGCAGGCCTTCGGCGGCGTCTACGATGCCGACACGCTGCGCACCAATTTCGGCGAATTTTTGAAGCCGTGGAAGGATCTGACCGCTGCCGCGGCCTCCGCCGCCTCCTCGATGCAAAACAACCCGACGGGAGGCACGCGTGGCGAAGGCAAATGA
- the phbB gene encoding acetoacetyl-CoA reductase gives MGGLGTAMARALADAGHRVLVTHAAADGDAAAWLQAQTDAGYSFTAYDVDVADFDACQRMAAQIHADGHTVDILVNNAGVTRDVTFHKMTKEQWDQVLRTDLDAVFNVTKPFCEDMVARGWGRIVNISSVNGSKGQFGQTNYAAAKAGIHGFTKSLALELARKGITVNTVSPGYTETRMVTSMPKAVLDQIVAQVPIGRLGRPEEIAALVAFICSDAAAFMTGSNVAMNGGLHMY, from the coding sequence ATGGGTGGGCTGGGTACCGCCATGGCGCGCGCGCTGGCCGATGCCGGCCATCGCGTGTTGGTCACCCATGCCGCCGCCGACGGCGATGCCGCCGCCTGGCTGCAGGCACAGACGGACGCCGGCTACAGCTTCACCGCCTACGATGTCGACGTGGCCGACTTCGATGCCTGCCAGCGCATGGCGGCGCAGATCCATGCCGACGGCCATACGGTGGACATCCTCGTCAACAACGCCGGCGTCACCCGCGACGTCACCTTCCACAAGATGACCAAGGAACAATGGGACCAGGTGCTGCGCACCGACCTCGATGCCGTGTTCAATGTGACCAAGCCGTTCTGCGAGGACATGGTCGCGCGCGGCTGGGGACGCATCGTCAACATCTCCTCGGTCAACGGCAGCAAGGGCCAGTTCGGGCAGACCAACTATGCCGCCGCCAAGGCCGGCATCCACGGCTTCACCAAGTCGCTGGCGCTGGAACTGGCGCGCAAGGGCATCACCGTCAACACCGTTTCGCCGGGCTACACGGAAACGCGCATGGTCACCTCGATGCCCAAGGCGGTCCTGGACCAGATCGTGGCCCAGGTGCCGATCGGCCGGCTCGGCCGGCCCGAGGAGATCGCCGCGCTGGTCGCCTTCATCTGCAGCGATGCGGCTGCCTTCATGACCGGCAGCAACGTGGCCATGAACGGTGGATTGCACATGTATTGA
- a CDS encoding bifunctional enoyl-CoA hydratase/phosphate acetyltransferase — protein sequence MTNTTSAASPALPPLRNRTFDEIAVGDEVSLERTLTGEDLAWLALHFGGIDPTRLDAAWRPSLAGTFANALWSGALAVAALGTRLPGPGTVCLEQRLRFPTPLAPGDRLQLHLEVTSRDEARRQVTLACRGSKADGSVAIEGELVVAAPAQSIALDPACLSDLKTDAGGGLERLLAHVRPLGRIRMAVVHPCNALSLSAALEARDAGLIEPVLVAPRAKLEAVAAEAGLDLSGLAIEDVPHSHAAAERAAALAGRGEVEALMKGSLHTDELMSAVLAPQANLRTKRRVSHCFVMQTPAYPRPFIITDAAINIAPDLEQKADIVRNAIELAQTIGVERPNVAILAAVETVSPSMPATLDAAALCKMAERGQITGAVLDGPLAFDNAVSAAAAQIKGIASPVAGRADILVVPDLESGNMLAKQLEYLGQAASAGIVLGARVPIVLTSRADPRDSRIASCALAVLLAHRYRNLPP from the coding sequence GTGACGAATACGACTTCCGCCGCCTCGCCGGCGCTGCCGCCTTTGCGCAACCGTACGTTCGATGAGATCGCCGTCGGCGACGAGGTGAGCCTCGAACGCACGCTGACCGGCGAGGATCTCGCCTGGCTCGCCCTGCATTTCGGCGGCATCGACCCGACGCGCCTCGATGCCGCCTGGCGGCCGAGCCTTGCCGGCACCTTCGCCAATGCGCTCTGGAGCGGGGCGCTGGCGGTGGCCGCGCTCGGTACGCGCCTGCCGGGGCCGGGCACGGTCTGCCTCGAACAACGCCTGCGTTTCCCGACTCCGCTCGCGCCGGGCGATCGTCTGCAGTTGCATCTGGAGGTGACCTCGCGCGACGAGGCCCGGCGCCAGGTGACGCTCGCCTGCCGCGGCAGCAAGGCCGACGGCAGCGTGGCGATCGAAGGCGAGCTCGTCGTCGCCGCGCCGGCGCAGTCCATCGCCCTGGACCCGGCCTGCCTGTCCGACCTCAAGACCGATGCCGGCGGCGGGCTCGAGCGCCTGCTCGCGCACGTGCGCCCGCTCGGCCGCATCCGCATGGCGGTGGTGCATCCGTGCAACGCGCTCAGCCTGTCCGCCGCGCTGGAGGCACGCGACGCCGGGCTCATCGAGCCGGTGCTGGTCGCCCCGCGCGCCAAGCTCGAAGCGGTGGCCGCCGAAGCCGGGCTCGACTTGAGCGGTCTGGCGATCGAGGACGTGCCGCACAGCCACGCCGCCGCCGAACGTGCCGCGGCGCTCGCCGGTCGCGGCGAGGTGGAGGCGCTGATGAAAGGCAGCCTGCACACCGATGAGCTGATGAGCGCGGTGCTCGCGCCACAAGCCAATCTGCGCACCAAGCGCCGCGTCAGTCATTGCTTTGTGATGCAGACGCCGGCCTATCCGCGGCCGTTCATCATCACCGACGCGGCGATCAACATCGCGCCCGACCTGGAACAGAAAGCCGACATCGTGCGCAACGCCATCGAGCTGGCGCAGACGATCGGCGTCGAGCGGCCGAACGTCGCCATCCTCGCCGCGGTGGAAACCGTCTCGCCGTCGATGCCGGCCACGCTGGACGCCGCGGCGCTGTGCAAGATGGCCGAGCGCGGGCAGATCACCGGCGCCGTGCTCGACGGCCCGCTCGCCTTCGACAACGCGGTCTCCGCCGCCGCCGCGCAGATCAAGGGCATCGCCTCGCCGGTCGCAGGCCGCGCCGACATCCTCGTCGTGCCCGATCTGGAAAGCGGCAACATGCTGGCCAAGCAGCTCGAATATCTGGGCCAAGCCGCCAGCGCCGGCATCGTGCTCGGCGCGCGGGTGCCGATCGTGTTGACCAGCCGCGCCGACCCGCGCGATTCGCGCATCGCCTCCTGCGCGCTCGCCGTCCTGCTCGCCCATCGCTACCGGAACCTGCCGCCATGA
- a CDS encoding acetate/propionate family kinase, with protein MNPILVLNCGSSSIKFALFDAGTPTLPRRPRWSGAVTGIGSDDARFAVSGGGEEKLSLGRERPSHDALGVIRTRVQQHLAGRALGAVAHRVVHGGNKYFEPARVDAHVLADLRGYIPLAPLHQPFALEAIEVLLAEHAELPQVACFDTAFHRSMPKVEQLLPLGRDDWARGLRRYGFHGLSYAYLAVALAERHGDAARGRTIAAHLGSGASLCAMQNLASVATTMGFSALEGLMMGTRCGALDPGALIYLMQIEKLDLDQVADLLYHRSGLLGVSGISADPRVLFEREADDEHARDALALYVRRIVREIGALTAVLGGLDMLVFTAGVGEHSAEIRRRVCADLRFLGVRLDDDANAVNAPIISTADSKVRVAVEPTNEEWIAAESARKVLGSA; from the coding sequence ATGAATCCGATCCTGGTGCTCAACTGCGGCTCGTCCAGCATCAAGTTCGCGCTGTTCGACGCCGGGACGCCGACGCTGCCGCGCCGCCCGCGCTGGAGCGGCGCGGTGACCGGCATCGGCAGCGACGACGCCCGTTTCGCCGTCAGCGGCGGCGGGGAGGAAAAGCTCAGCCTGGGCCGCGAGCGGCCTTCGCACGATGCGCTCGGGGTGATCCGCACGCGCGTGCAGCAACACCTGGCCGGACGGGCGCTGGGTGCGGTCGCGCACCGCGTCGTGCACGGCGGCAACAAATACTTCGAACCGGCGCGCGTGGACGCGCACGTGCTCGCCGACCTCCGGGGCTACATCCCGCTCGCACCGCTGCACCAGCCCTTCGCGCTGGAGGCGATCGAGGTGCTGCTCGCCGAGCATGCCGAGCTGCCGCAGGTGGCCTGCTTCGACACCGCCTTCCACCGCAGCATGCCCAAGGTCGAACAACTGCTGCCGCTCGGCCGCGACGACTGGGCGCGCGGCCTGCGCCGCTACGGCTTCCACGGGCTGTCCTACGCCTATCTCGCGGTGGCGCTGGCCGAGCGCCACGGCGATGCCGCGCGCGGCCGCACCATCGCCGCGCACCTGGGCAGCGGCGCGAGCCTGTGCGCCATGCAGAACCTCGCCAGCGTGGCCACCACGATGGGCTTCTCCGCGCTCGAAGGGCTGATGATGGGCACGCGCTGCGGCGCGCTCGATCCGGGCGCGCTGATCTACCTCATGCAGATCGAGAAGCTCGATCTCGACCAGGTCGCCGACCTGCTCTATCACCGCTCCGGCCTGCTCGGCGTCTCGGGCATTTCCGCCGATCCGCGCGTGCTGTTCGAGCGCGAGGCCGACGACGAGCACGCGCGCGATGCGCTGGCCCTGTATGTGCGCCGCATCGTGCGCGAGATCGGCGCGCTCACCGCCGTGCTCGGCGGCTTGGACATGCTGGTCTTCACCGCCGGCGTCGGCGAGCACAGCGCCGAGATCCGCCGCCGCGTCTGCGCCGACCTGCGCTTCCTCGGCGTGCGTCTCGACGATGACGCCAACGCCGTCAACGCGCCGATCATCTCCACCGCCGACAGCAAGGTGCGCGTCGCGGTCGAGCCCACCAACGAAGAGTGGATCGCCGCCGAAAGCGCGCGCAAGGTGCTTGGGTCCGCTTGA
- the uvrD gene encoding DNA helicase II produces the protein MDVTHWLDGLNTAQREAVAAPPGHYLVLAGAGSGKTRVLTHRIGWLIEATGAPPWSILAVTFTNKAAGEMRGRLESLLGASANGLTVGTFHGIAHRLLRRHWREAGLPESFQILDADDQQRLAKRVIAGLGLDEAKFPPRQAAWQINHWKEEGKRPDAIEHREHPLTQTLVRIYAAYEEACRRAGLVDFAELLLRAHELWLRQPALLAHYQQRWRHLLVDEFQDTNALQYAWIRVLAGNSGQVFAVGDDDQSIYGWRGARVENMQQFLKDFPGARTLKLEQNYRSTATILAAANAVIARNGNRLGKELWTAGEQGERIALYAAYNEQDEARFVVERIREYVAAGGRAGDCAILYRSNAQSRNFEEQLVQRGMPYRVYGGQRFFERAEVKDALAYLRLTANRHDDAAFERAVNTPPRGIGERTLDVLRRRARGENTSLWEAALGELAAGSELAGRAKNAVKAFLALIEDMARSFHVEAGLALAEQVEHAIVHTGLRDFYEKDSRGNAESRTENLDELVNVASRFVPTPEDLDAGLSELAAFLAHAALEAGEGQGQAWDDCVQLMTLHTAKGLEFPLVFLVGLEEGLFPSQRSVEDEGRLEEERRLAYVGITRAREKLVISYAESRRMHGSEMLARPSRFLAELPAELVDEVRPRVQVSRPFYAGRFAEAGSVPDEPLPVRLGQRVSHPSFGEGVVIAAEGAGAHLRLQVNFEGAGSKWLVAAYANLTPL, from the coding sequence ATGGATGTCACGCATTGGCTCGACGGGCTCAACACCGCGCAACGCGAGGCGGTGGCCGCGCCGCCGGGGCACTATCTGGTGCTCGCCGGCGCGGGTTCGGGCAAGACCCGCGTCCTCACCCACCGCATCGGTTGGCTGATCGAGGCGACCGGCGCGCCGCCGTGGTCGATCCTCGCGGTCACCTTCACCAACAAGGCCGCCGGCGAGATGCGCGGGCGGCTGGAAAGCCTGCTCGGCGCGTCGGCCAACGGGCTCACCGTCGGCACCTTCCACGGCATCGCGCACCGGCTGCTGCGCCGGCACTGGCGCGAGGCCGGCCTGCCGGAAAGTTTCCAGATTCTCGATGCCGACGATCAGCAGCGACTGGCCAAGCGCGTGATCGCCGGGCTCGGGCTGGATGAAGCGAAGTTTCCGCCGCGCCAGGCCGCCTGGCAGATCAACCACTGGAAGGAGGAAGGCAAGCGCCCGGACGCGATCGAGCACCGCGAGCATCCGCTCACGCAGACGCTGGTGCGCATCTATGCCGCCTACGAGGAAGCCTGCCGCCGCGCCGGGCTGGTCGATTTCGCCGAGCTCCTGCTGCGCGCGCACGAGCTGTGGCTGCGGCAGCCGGCGCTGCTCGCGCATTACCAGCAACGCTGGCGGCATCTGCTGGTCGACGAGTTCCAGGACACCAACGCGCTGCAATACGCGTGGATCCGCGTGCTCGCAGGTAACAGCGGGCAGGTGTTCGCGGTGGGCGACGACGACCAGTCGATCTACGGCTGGCGCGGTGCGCGGGTCGAGAACATGCAGCAGTTCCTGAAGGATTTCCCCGGCGCGCGCACGCTCAAGCTGGAGCAGAACTACCGCTCCACCGCGACCATCCTCGCCGCCGCCAACGCGGTGATCGCGCGCAACGGCAACCGGCTGGGCAAGGAACTGTGGACCGCCGGCGAGCAGGGCGAGCGCATCGCGCTCTACGCTGCCTACAACGAGCAGGACGAGGCGCGCTTCGTCGTCGAGCGCATCCGCGAATACGTGGCCGCCGGCGGCCGCGCCGGCGACTGCGCCATCCTTTATCGATCCAACGCGCAATCGCGCAACTTCGAGGAACAGCTGGTCCAGCGCGGCATGCCGTATCGCGTCTACGGCGGCCAGCGCTTCTTCGAGCGCGCCGAGGTCAAGGACGCGCTGGCCTACCTGCGCCTGACCGCCAATCGCCACGACGACGCCGCCTTCGAGCGCGCGGTGAACACGCCGCCGCGCGGCATCGGCGAGCGCACGCTGGACGTGCTGCGCCGGCGCGCACGCGGCGAGAACACTTCGCTGTGGGAAGCCGCGCTCGGCGAGCTCGCCGCCGGCAGCGAACTGGCCGGCCGGGCGAAGAACGCGGTCAAGGCGTTTCTGGCGTTGATCGAGGACATGGCGCGCAGTTTCCACGTCGAAGCCGGCCTCGCGCTCGCCGAGCAGGTCGAGCACGCCATCGTCCACACCGGGCTGCGCGACTTCTACGAGAAGGACAGCCGCGGCAACGCCGAGTCGCGCACCGAGAACCTGGACGAACTGGTCAACGTCGCCAGCCGCTTCGTGCCGACGCCGGAGGATCTCGACGCCGGCCTTTCGGAACTGGCCGCCTTCCTTGCGCACGCCGCGCTCGAGGCCGGCGAAGGCCAGGGCCAGGCGTGGGACGACTGCGTGCAGTTGATGACGCTGCACACCGCCAAGGGCCTGGAGTTTCCGCTGGTGTTCCTGGTCGGTCTGGAAGAAGGCCTGTTCCCCAGCCAGCGCTCGGTGGAAGACGAGGGCCGGCTGGAGGAGGAACGCCGGCTCGCCTACGTCGGCATCACCCGTGCGCGCGAGAAGCTGGTGATCAGCTATGCCGAATCGCGGCGCATGCACGGCAGCGAAATGCTGGCGCGGCCCTCGCGCTTCCTCGCCGAACTCCCCGCCGAACTGGTCGATGAAGTGCGCCCGCGCGTGCAGGTGAGCCGGCCGTTCTATGCCGGGCGTTTCGCCGAAGCCGGTTCCGTGCCGGACGAGCCGCTGCCGGTCAGGCTCGGCCAGCGCGTGAGTCATCCGAGCTTCGGCGAAGGCGTGGTGATCGCCGCCGAGGGCGCCGGCGCGCATCTGCGCCTGCAGGTCAATTTCGAGGGTGCCGGCAGCAAGTGGCTGGTCGCCGCCTACGCCAATCTCACGCCGCTCTGA
- a CDS encoding aminotransferase class I/II-fold pyridoxal phosphate-dependent enzyme: MNSIQPSAHLAQVRYEIRGALTRRSRELEAAGREIIKLNIGNPGRYGFATPAHLREAIAAHLADSEPYGHEQGLESAREAIVAQQRARGARHLDVEHVFIGNGVSELIDLSLRALLQPGDEVLLPSPDYPLWSAATILNSGVPRYYRCLAENAHLPDPDEVESLIGPRTRALVLINPNNPTGAVYPRALLERLVAIAARHRLLLLADEIYDDILYDGAVFQPLAEVAGEVPALCFGGLSKVYRACGYRVGWMSLSGDPARSREYRDALQLLAALRLCPNVTAQWAVRPALEGAPTIRELTAPGGRLHAARQAVIEGVAASDFLALVPPAGALYAFPQVRADRLAAFDDEAFALRLLEEENVLVVPGTSFNVPASRHLRLTLLPTPAQLAEVFVRMERVLARMAEEPVRRVAIG; this comes from the coding sequence TTGAATTCGATCCAGCCCAGCGCGCATCTGGCGCAGGTGCGCTATGAAATCCGCGGCGCGTTGACCCGCCGCTCGCGCGAGCTCGAGGCCGCCGGTCGCGAGATCATCAAGCTCAACATCGGCAATCCCGGCCGCTACGGCTTTGCTACGCCGGCGCACCTGCGCGAGGCGATCGCCGCCCACCTGGCCGACAGCGAACCCTACGGCCACGAGCAGGGGCTGGAAAGCGCGCGCGAGGCGATCGTCGCCCAGCAGCGCGCACGCGGCGCGCGCCACCTCGACGTCGAACACGTCTTCATCGGCAATGGCGTCAGCGAACTGATCGACCTCAGCCTGCGCGCGCTGCTGCAGCCGGGCGACGAGGTGCTGCTGCCGAGCCCGGACTACCCGCTGTGGAGCGCGGCGACCATTCTCAACAGCGGCGTGCCGCGCTATTACCGCTGTCTGGCCGAGAACGCGCACCTGCCCGATCCGGACGAGGTCGAATCGCTGATCGGCCCGCGCACGCGCGCGCTGGTGCTGATCAACCCGAACAACCCGACCGGCGCGGTGTATCCGCGCGCGCTGCTGGAGCGGCTGGTCGCGATCGCCGCGCGGCATCGCCTGCTGCTCTTGGCCGACGAAATCTACGACGACATCCTCTACGACGGCGCCGTGTTCCAGCCGCTCGCCGAAGTGGCCGGCGAGGTGCCGGCGCTGTGCTTCGGCGGCTTGTCCAAGGTCTATCGCGCCTGCGGCTACCGGGTCGGCTGGATGAGCCTGTCCGGCGATCCGGCGCGCAGCCGCGAATACCGCGACGCGCTGCAGCTGCTCGCCGCGCTGCGGCTGTGCCCCAACGTCACCGCGCAATGGGCGGTGCGTCCGGCGCTGGAAGGGGCGCCGACCATCCGCGAACTGACCGCGCCCGGCGGGCGTCTGCATGCAGCGCGGCAGGCGGTGATCGAAGGCGTGGCCGCCAGCGACTTCCTCGCCCTGGTGCCGCCGGCCGGCGCGTTGTATGCCTTCCCGCAGGTGCGCGCCGATCGTCTCGCAGCGTTCGACGACGAAGCCTTCGCGCTGCGCCTGCTGGAAGAAGAAAACGTGCTGGTGGTGCCCGGCACCAGCTTCAACGTGCCGGCCAGCCGGCATCTGCGCCTGACCCTGCTGCCCACGCCCGCGCAACTGGCCGAAGTCTTCGTGCGCATGGAGCGCGTGCTCGCGCGCATGGCCGAGGAGCCGGTGCGGCGGGTCGCCATCGGCTGA
- a CDS encoding SGNH/GDSL hydrolase family protein, whose protein sequence is MAALLRHLALGDSYTIGEGVMDAARWPVQLAAWLRREGRALDPPSILAATGWTTDELAAAMTRTSLAPPYDLVSLLIGVNDQYRGRDAESFRAGFAALLDRAIALAGGRAQRTLVVSIPDWGVTRFGRQSGRDVAKIAAEIDAFNAIAAAEALRRGCRFVDVTAISRAQPDATVADGLHPDAGQYAAWVAAILPASRAALASA, encoded by the coding sequence ATGGCGGCGTTACTGCGCCATCTGGCGCTCGGCGATTCCTACACCATCGGCGAAGGTGTGATGGACGCCGCGCGCTGGCCGGTGCAGCTCGCCGCGTGGCTGCGCAGGGAAGGTCGCGCGCTCGATCCGCCCTCCATCCTCGCCGCCACCGGCTGGACCACCGACGAGCTCGCCGCGGCGATGACGCGTACATCCCTCGCGCCGCCCTACGACCTGGTCAGTCTGCTGATCGGTGTCAACGACCAGTACCGCGGCCGCGACGCGGAGAGTTTTCGTGCCGGTTTCGCCGCGCTGCTCGATCGCGCCATCGCGCTTGCCGGCGGCCGCGCGCAGCGCACGCTCGTGGTGTCGATTCCCGACTGGGGTGTCACCCGCTTCGGCCGCCAAAGCGGGCGCGACGTGGCGAAGATCGCCGCAGAGATCGACGCGTTCAACGCCATCGCGGCCGCGGAAGCCTTGCGCCGCGGCTGCCGCTTCGTCGACGTCACCGCGATCTCGCGCGCGCAGCCCGATGCGACCGTCGCCGATGGCCTGCATCCGGATGCCGGGCAATATGCGGCGTGGGTGGCGGCGATCCTGCCGGCATCGCGGGCGGCCCTGGCCTCGGCCTAG
- a CDS encoding mechanosensitive ion channel family protein, giving the protein MFESFHQWALHVTFLGIPAWRWMIGATTAVVGTLVTLTALRLVGRALEKRHLVVARALGAAARQTLWWLVFVTFLALGAQALGLSDRANRYIGLVGTIAVAVQVGLWANSLVRAWTTQTLSGDGAHAHNPVILAMMSWFARIAVWATLLLAALSVAGVNITAFVASLGVGGVAVALALQNILGDLFASMSIGLDKPFEIGQFITFGDVAGTIVHVGVKTTRIKAISGEEIVIGNAELLSHTLHNYARMRERRIVFGFGVTYDTDPEAMRQIPGMVRRIAEATPDVRLDRVHFKGFGESSLDFEVVYFVTNPDFNRYMDAQQAINLAMMEAFAERHIEFAFPTRTLLLPEPVAFVRSPAQIIDR; this is encoded by the coding sequence ATGTTTGAGTCGTTTCACCAGTGGGCCCTCCACGTCACGTTCTTGGGTATTCCCGCTTGGCGCTGGATGATTGGCGCGACCACCGCCGTCGTCGGCACCCTTGTCACCCTCACCGCGCTGCGCTTGGTCGGCCGAGCGCTGGAAAAAAGGCATCTGGTGGTGGCCCGCGCGTTAGGCGCGGCGGCACGCCAAACGCTGTGGTGGTTGGTCTTCGTCACATTCCTGGCGCTGGGTGCGCAAGCGCTCGGCTTGTCCGACCGGGCTAACCGGTACATCGGCTTGGTCGGCACCATCGCCGTTGCCGTGCAGGTCGGCTTGTGGGCCAACAGCCTGGTGCGCGCGTGGACCACCCAGACGCTGTCAGGCGACGGGGCACATGCGCACAATCCCGTCATCCTGGCGATGATGAGCTGGTTTGCGCGCATCGCGGTGTGGGCCACGCTGCTGCTGGCGGCCCTGAGCGTGGCCGGCGTCAACATCACCGCCTTCGTGGCCAGCCTGGGTGTGGGTGGCGTGGCCGTCGCATTGGCGCTGCAAAACATCCTGGGCGACCTGTTCGCATCCATGTCCATTGGGCTCGACAAACCGTTCGAGATCGGCCAGTTCATCACCTTTGGCGATGTCGCGGGCACCATTGTGCATGTGGGCGTCAAGACCACCCGCATCAAAGCGATCAGCGGGGAGGAGATTGTCATCGGCAATGCCGAGCTGCTGAGCCACACGCTGCACAACTATGCCCGCATGCGCGAACGGCGCATCGTCTTCGGCTTTGGCGTGACCTACGATACGGACCCCGAGGCCATGCGCCAGATTCCCGGGATGGTGCGCAGGATTGCCGAGGCGACTCCGGACGTCCGGCTGGACCGCGTGCACTTCAAGGGGTTCGGGGAAAGTTCGCTCGATTTCGAGGTCGTCTATTTCGTCACCAACCCCGACTTCAACCGCTACATGGACGCCCAGCAGGCGATCAATCTGGCGATGATGGAAGCGTTCGCCGAGCGGCACATCGAGTTTGCGTTCCCAACGCGCACCCTGCTGCTGCCCGAGCCGGTCGCCTTCGTGCGCTCACCCGCGCAAATCATCGATAGATGA